Proteins encoded within one genomic window of Bacillus sp. 1NLA3E:
- a CDS encoding DUF554 domain-containing protein → MFLLGTIVNGLLIVIGTMLGKLFQRIPEEMKYSVMHVIGLAVMVLGLQMGFKSENFLIVILSLVIGTVIGEYFVLENKLNSLGLWLENKIGGSKSEGSIAEGFVTATLIFVIGAMGIIGALDSGIRGDHDVLYTKAIIDGFTALILTTTLGIGVLFSAIPVVLYQGVIATFATQIDRFVPQALMDSFILEMTATGGVMIFAIGLNLAGITKIRVANLLPSIVISGVIVTLIYSYHHYF, encoded by the coding sequence ATGTTTTTATTAGGAACAATTGTAAATGGTTTATTAATCGTGATTGGAACCATGTTAGGGAAATTATTTCAGCGCATTCCAGAAGAAATGAAGTATTCAGTTATGCATGTTATTGGACTGGCTGTCATGGTTTTAGGATTACAAATGGGCTTTAAAAGTGAAAATTTCTTAATTGTCATCCTTAGCCTTGTAATTGGAACAGTCATTGGGGAATATTTTGTCTTGGAAAATAAGCTAAATTCTCTAGGATTATGGCTGGAAAATAAAATCGGTGGTTCAAAAAGTGAAGGAAGTATTGCAGAAGGTTTTGTAACAGCGACCCTTATTTTTGTAATTGGTGCAATGGGTATTATTGGAGCCTTAGATAGTGGAATTCGTGGAGATCATGACGTCCTATATACAAAAGCAATTATTGATGGTTTCACGGCACTCATTTTAACAACCACATTAGGGATTGGTGTGTTATTTTCAGCTATTCCAGTTGTTCTCTATCAAGGTGTGATAGCCACGTTTGCTACTCAAATTGATCGTTTTGTCCCACAAGCCTTAATGGATAGTTTTATCTTGGAAATGACTGCTACTGGTGGTGTAATGATATTTGCTATTGGGTTAAACTTAGCTGGAATAACAAAAATTCGTGTAGCAAATTTACTCCCTAGTATAGTAATTTCTGGTGTGATTGTAACACTTATTTATAGTTACCATCATTATTTTTAA